A stretch of the Streptococcus himalayensis genome encodes the following:
- a CDS encoding Wzz/FepE/Etk N-terminal domain-containing protein gives MNNQANQTVEIDVLSLIKTLWKRKFLIVVTAFVVAILALGYSMFVAKPKYDSTTRIYVVNRQQEGNTLTNQDLQAGAYLVKDYKEIILSQDVLSRVAEELKLQEGTEGLASKIKVVVPVDTRIVSITVTDDSPEEAAHIANTLRQAAAEKIIDTTKVSDVTTLEEASVPTAPSSPNVKRNVVLGFLAGGVVMSLVVLVVEILDDRVKRPEDIEEVMGLSLLGVVPDIEKVK, from the coding sequence ATGAATAACCAAGCAAATCAAACCGTTGAAATTGATGTGTTGTCCCTCATCAAAACCTTGTGGAAGCGAAAATTTTTGATTGTCGTTACAGCCTTCGTGGTCGCTATCTTAGCACTAGGCTATAGCATGTTTGTCGCAAAGCCTAAGTATGACAGTACGACCCGCATCTATGTGGTCAATCGCCAGCAAGAGGGCAATACCCTGACCAACCAAGACCTCCAAGCAGGTGCTTACTTGGTAAAGGACTACAAAGAAATCATCCTATCCCAAGATGTGTTGAGCCGTGTTGCGGAGGAATTAAAATTACAAGAGGGAACAGAGGGGTTAGCGAGTAAAATCAAGGTAGTCGTTCCTGTGGATACCCGTATCGTATCAATTACCGTGACAGATGATAGTCCTGAGGAAGCGGCTCATATCGCCAATACTCTTCGTCAAGCTGCGGCTGAAAAGATTATCGACACAACCAAGGTCTCTGATGTAACAACGCTTGAAGAAGCCTCTGTGCCGACAGCCCCATCTTCACCAAATGTTAAACGAAATGTTGTCCTTGGCTTCTTGGCTGGTGGTGTTGTCATGTCTTTGGTGGTTCTAGTGGTTGAGATTTTAGATGATCGCGTGAAAAGACCAGAAGATATCGAAGAAGTGATGGGCTTGAGCCTTCTAGGCGTTGTACCAGATATTGAAAAAGTAAAATAG
- a CDS encoding tyrosine-protein kinase: MPTLELTKAKLASQKKVEEYYNALRTNIQLSGENIKTIALTSVQPGEGKSTTSMNLAISFARAGYRTLLVDADIRNSVMLGGVLKTRSSITGLTDYLSGNADLSNGLCDTNVENLFVIDSGQTSPNPTGLLQSKNFATMLEVLEQHYDYIIVDTPPVGLVIDAVIIAQKCDASLLVTQAGSIKRKAIQKAVEQLESTGTPFLGVVLNRYDLQVDKYGSYGAYGNYGNYGKQKK, from the coding sequence ATGCCGACATTAGAATTAACGAAAGCAAAATTAGCTTCACAAAAGAAGGTCGAAGAGTATTACAATGCCCTTCGCACTAATATCCAGCTAAGTGGTGAAAATATCAAAACGATTGCTTTGACTTCTGTTCAACCAGGGGAAGGCAAGTCAACGACGTCAATGAACCTAGCGATTTCTTTTGCGCGTGCGGGTTATCGGACGCTGTTAGTCGATGCAGATATTCGAAACTCTGTCATGCTAGGAGGAGTTTTAAAGACACGTTCCAGCATTACAGGCTTGACGGACTATCTATCTGGAAATGCAGACTTGTCTAATGGCTTATGTGATACCAATGTGGAGAATCTCTTTGTCATTGATTCTGGTCAGACCTCTCCAAATCCAACGGGATTACTACAAAGCAAGAACTTTGCGACTATGCTTGAGGTCTTGGAGCAACATTACGATTACATCATTGTAGATACACCGCCAGTTGGTCTGGTGATTGATGCCGTAATTATCGCTCAAAAGTGCGATGCGAGTCTCCTTGTGACACAGGCAGGAAGCATTAAACGAAAAGCCATCCAAAAGGCAGTCGAGCAGTTAGAAAGCACAGGCACACCCTTCCTTGGCGTGGTCTTAAATAGATATGACTTGCAAGTCGATAAGTACGGTTCCTACGGTGCTTATGGCAATTATGGAAATTACGGGAAGCAGAAAAAATAG
- the glf gene encoding UDP-galactopyranose mutase — translation MKNYDYLVVGAGLFGAVFAHEAALAGKKVKVIEKRHHIAGNIFTKEEEGIQVHQYGAHIFHTSDKELWDYVNQFAEFNRYTNTPIANYKGEIYNLPFNMNTFHKLWGVVTPEEAQAKIDEQRAILGGKTPENLEEQAISLVGTDIYEKLIKDYTEKQWGKSCKDLPAFIIRRLPVRLTYDNNYFNDTYQGIPIGGYTQIVEKMFAHENIDVEVNVDFFANKEAYLAEFPKIVFTGMIDEFFDYELGELEYRSLHFETETLDMPNYQGNAVVNYTDSETPYTRIIEHKHFEFGTQDKTIITREHSKTWKRGDEPYYPVNNDRNNHLYKAYKELAEQQDKVIFGGRLGHYRYYDMHQVIAAALQCVRSEVK, via the coding sequence ATGAAGAATTATGATTATTTAGTGGTAGGAGCAGGTCTTTTTGGTGCAGTATTTGCGCATGAAGCAGCTTTAGCAGGAAAAAAAGTAAAGGTGATTGAAAAGCGACATCATATTGCTGGAAATATCTTTACCAAGGAAGAAGAAGGTATCCAAGTACATCAATATGGTGCGCATATCTTTCATACCTCTGATAAGGAGCTGTGGGACTACGTCAATCAATTTGCGGAGTTTAATCGCTATACCAACACACCAATTGCTAACTATAAGGGAGAGATTTATAACCTACCTTTTAACATGAATACCTTTCATAAACTTTGGGGAGTGGTGACGCCCGAAGAAGCACAAGCCAAGATTGATGAGCAACGTGCGATTCTAGGCGGAAAGACACCAGAAAACTTGGAAGAACAGGCAATTTCTTTAGTTGGTACAGATATTTATGAAAAGCTGATTAAGGATTATACAGAAAAGCAATGGGGCAAGTCTTGTAAGGATTTACCAGCCTTTATCATCCGTCGTTTGCCAGTACGCTTGACCTACGATAATAACTATTTTAACGATACTTATCAAGGAATTCCAATTGGCGGTTACACACAGATTGTTGAGAAAATGTTTGCTCATGAGAATATTGATGTGGAAGTAAATGTTGACTTCTTTGCCAATAAAGAAGCATATCTAGCAGAGTTTCCCAAGATTGTCTTTACAGGGATGATTGATGAATTCTTTGATTATGAGCTAGGGGAGTTGGAATATCGGAGTCTTCATTTTGAAACAGAGACGCTTGATATGCCAAACTACCAAGGCAATGCAGTGGTGAACTATACAGATAGTGAAACACCTTATACACGAATTATCGAGCATAAGCATTTTGAGTTTGGAACGCAGGATAAGACGATTATCACGAGAGAGCATTCTAAGACTTGGAAACGGGGGGATGAGCCTTACTATCCAGTGAATAACGATCGTAATAATCACTTGTATAAGGCTTATAAAGAGCTAGCTGAACAGCAAGATAAGGTCATCTTCGGTGGACGCTTGGGGCATTATCGCTATTATGATATGCATCAGGTGATTGCAGCCGCTTTGCAGTGTGTACGGAGTGAAGTGAAATAA
- a CDS encoding sugar transferase — protein MGDRREFQQLVLVLIQLVVVLLIASVISMISHTDLTRSGIVILSFLHIVAFYLSSYSEKILRRGYLEEFVQTLRYSSCYAILTTFVSFMLKDNFSISRRGVLYFIAANLIGQYILNTFIKHYYRELYPRLKSSRKMLVVTILDRADATLHRLMTSPAFNGTIVAISTVDSIAYRNPDIPFVVKEQLLSYATKSVVDEVLINLPSGYPIRDYIAQFENMGIQVNVVLNAFNFYPGEKKLREVGDFNVVTFSTNFYKPSHIFAKRLLDILGSLAGLFLCGIAYLCLASKIKKDGGPAIFKQERVGQNGRIFDFYKFRSMYMDAEERKKELMAHNTMTGGMFKMDDDPRITPIGQFIRKTSLDELPQFYNVLKGDMSLVGTRPPTKDEYEHYTPDQKRRLSFKPGITGLWQVSGRSEITDFEEVVKLDLEYIDGWTIWSDIKILLKTLKVVMMKDGAK, from the coding sequence ATGGGGGATAGGAGAGAATTTCAACAGTTAGTATTGGTTTTAATCCAGCTAGTTGTTGTCTTACTTATCGCGAGTGTTATCAGTATGATTTCGCATACCGATTTGACGCGAAGTGGCATTGTCATTTTATCCTTTTTACATATCGTCGCTTTTTACCTCAGTAGTTATAGCGAAAAAATTCTTCGAAGAGGGTATTTAGAAGAGTTTGTTCAAACCTTGAGATACAGCAGTTGTTATGCGATTCTAACGACTTTTGTGTCTTTCATGCTCAAGGATAACTTTTCTATTTCTCGGCGTGGTGTCCTGTATTTTATCGCAGCAAACCTGATAGGGCAATACATCCTTAATACCTTCATCAAACACTATTACCGCGAGTTGTATCCACGGTTAAAAAGTAGTCGAAAGATGCTGGTCGTAACGATTTTGGACCGTGCAGATGCCACCTTACATCGCTTGATGACTTCCCCAGCTTTCAATGGCACTATTGTCGCTATTTCTACCGTAGATAGCATCGCTTATAGAAATCCAGACATTCCCTTTGTCGTAAAAGAGCAGTTGCTTTCCTATGCTACAAAATCAGTGGTTGATGAGGTTTTGATCAATCTTCCAAGTGGCTATCCGATTCGGGATTATATTGCCCAATTTGAAAATATGGGAATTCAGGTGAATGTTGTCTTAAATGCCTTTAATTTTTATCCTGGAGAGAAAAAATTGCGTGAGGTCGGTGATTTTAATGTCGTGACTTTTTCGACCAATTTTTACAAACCAAGCCATATTTTCGCAAAGCGCCTGCTTGATATTTTAGGAAGCCTAGCAGGGCTTTTCCTGTGTGGAATTGCTTATCTTTGTCTCGCTTCCAAAATCAAGAAGGATGGCGGACCCGCTATTTTCAAACAAGAGCGTGTAGGGCAAAATGGCAGAATTTTTGATTTTTATAAGTTTCGCTCGATGTATATGGATGCCGAAGAGCGGAAAAAAGAGCTGATGGCGCATAATACTATGACGGGTGGGATGTTTAAAATGGATGATGATCCGCGGATTACTCCGATTGGTCAGTTTATCAGAAAGACTAGTCTAGATGAATTGCCTCAGTTTTACAATGTGTTAAAAGGGGACATGAGCCTAGTAGGAACACGACCCCCAACGAAGGATGAGTATGAGCACTACACTCCTGACCAAAAGCGCCGCTTAAGCTTCAAACCAGGGATTACAGGTCTCTGGCAGGTCAGTGGGCGTAGTGAGATTACAGATTTTGAGGAAGTTGTGAAACTAGATTTGGAATACATTGATGGCTGGACCATCTGGTCGGATATTAAGATATTACTAAAAACACTCAAGGTAGTGATGATGAAAGATGGAGCTAAGTAA
- a CDS encoding stealth family protein — MTRIDFVVTWVDGNDPIWQKNRDSYKDVVSKELNTDSRYRDWQLMKYWFRSVERYAPWVNKIFFITEGHLPDWLNTEHPKLVVVKHSDYIDGDYLPTFNSNVIELNIHKIKDLSENFVLFNDDTFVNGAIKEEDFFIDGIPRDIGIFSPQVPSREGIGFISLNNVGIINDYYTSRAVLRQNFFKYFRIDYSKHLLKNIVVLPWKPILGFYDHHLPVSYKKSTFEMLWELETTILKSTSANRFRTREDVNHWLMRYWQLCSGDFMPRTVKFGRSYNIDSDMSKICLDIQFQKHKLVCLNDGDKVVDFEEKREKLTSIFESRYPDKSLFEI; from the coding sequence ATGACTAGAATTGATTTTGTAGTAACATGGGTAGATGGGAACGACCCAATTTGGCAAAAAAACAGAGATAGTTACAAAGATGTCGTTAGTAAGGAATTAAATACGGATTCCCGCTATCGAGATTGGCAACTTATGAAATATTGGTTTAGAAGTGTTGAACGCTATGCACCGTGGGTGAATAAGATATTTTTTATCACGGAAGGTCATTTACCAGATTGGTTAAATACTGAACATCCTAAATTGGTTGTTGTAAAGCATAGTGACTATATTGATGGAGATTATTTACCAACATTTAATTCAAATGTGATTGAGTTAAATATTCACAAAATAAAAGATTTGTCAGAAAATTTTGTTTTATTTAATGATGATACGTTTGTTAATGGAGCGATAAAAGAAGAAGATTTTTTCATTGATGGAATTCCTAGAGATATTGGTATTTTTAGCCCACAAGTACCGAGTAGAGAGGGAATTGGTTTTATTTCATTGAATAATGTTGGAATTATAAATGATTATTATACCTCAAGAGCGGTATTACGGCAGAATTTTTTCAAGTATTTTAGAATAGACTATTCTAAACATCTGTTAAAAAATATAGTGGTTTTACCTTGGAAACCAATATTGGGATTTTATGATCATCACCTTCCTGTATCCTATAAAAAATCTACATTTGAAATGTTGTGGGAATTAGAGACTACTATACTAAAAAGTACAAGTGCTAATCGTTTTAGAACACGTGAAGATGTTAATCATTGGTTAATGAGGTATTGGCAACTTTGCAGTGGTGACTTTATGCCACGTACTGTAAAATTTGGTCGATCTTATAACATTGATTCTGATATGTCTAAAATTTGTTTAGATATACAGTTTCAGAAACATAAATTAGTATGCTTGAATGATGGAGATAAGGTGGTTGATTTTGAAGAAAAACGAGAGAAGTTAACATCGATATTTGAGTCTAGATATCCCGATAAATCTTTGTTTGAAATTTAG
- a CDS encoding glycosyltransferase family protein translates to MKIQIVVDNECHQKHEEYYKTFASDVDVIYTDYEDSLIRKVRNYSIVGSFLYHVLMWKKSMNYAKKIIKTEGDNVLCINPLVGLFLGLFNRGHKNIVLAGFLFEPKKNKLYYSLRKILVNLSLKNIKDIVVYSEREVSYYARIFPKYKQKFKFIHYGLDYTDEKTYEGFLPNEFVFSGGGSNRDYDTLIKAYELSYLSEPLIIANQPWRIPKTDDSRIEILSDVVLETFGDVLGNSKMLVLSLKDVELSAGHMVMLQGMSLGVPIIVNDIPAVRDYVDESMVTFYQSGDILQLKNLLEKFDPNSIEIRKKADNAKSQYWKKYTSRGLMDRLVALLNL, encoded by the coding sequence ATGAAGATACAGATAGTTGTTGATAATGAGTGTCATCAGAAACATGAAGAATATTATAAAACCTTTGCTTCTGATGTAGATGTTATTTATACTGATTATGAAGATTCACTTATTCGAAAAGTCAGAAATTACAGCATAGTAGGCAGTTTTTTATATCATGTATTGATGTGGAAAAAATCGATGAACTATGCTAAAAAAATTATAAAAACAGAAGGAGACAATGTTCTTTGTATCAATCCGTTAGTTGGATTGTTTTTGGGATTATTCAATAGAGGTCATAAAAACATTGTCCTAGCTGGTTTTTTATTTGAGCCAAAAAAGAATAAGCTTTATTACTCTTTAAGAAAAATTTTGGTAAATCTTTCTTTAAAAAATATAAAAGATATAGTTGTTTACAGTGAAAGGGAGGTATCATACTATGCAAGAATCTTCCCAAAATATAAACAGAAGTTTAAATTTATTCACTATGGTTTAGATTATACTGATGAAAAAACTTATGAAGGTTTTTTACCAAATGAATTTGTGTTTTCAGGCGGAGGTAGTAATAGAGATTATGATACATTGATAAAAGCTTATGAACTTTCTTATTTATCTGAGCCACTAATCATTGCAAATCAGCCATGGCGTATTCCTAAAACTGACGATTCACGTATAGAAATTCTTTCAGATGTAGTACTTGAAACTTTTGGAGATGTTTTGGGAAATTCAAAGATGTTAGTATTGTCTCTAAAAGATGTTGAGTTATCAGCGGGGCATATGGTTATGTTACAAGGTATGAGTCTGGGTGTTCCCATAATTGTTAACGATATTCCAGCTGTTCGTGACTATGTAGATGAGTCTATGGTCACATTTTATCAATCCGGAGATATTTTACAGTTAAAAAACTTATTGGAAAAGTTTGATCCTAATTCTATTGAGATAAGGAAGAAGGCGGATAATGCTAAATCTCAATACTGGAAAAAATATACGTCACGTGGTCTAATGGATCGTTTGGTTGCGTTGTTGAATTTATAA
- a CDS encoding flippase, with amino-acid sequence MNRYSSVRVNFIMNFILTISNFIFPLITFPYASRILGASGVGTVTFATSIIAYFSMIGMMGIPTYGIRACAKIRDDREALNKTVQEIVVLNSIVMSLALILFFMVVFAVPKLANEKLLYLYMSSTLLFNVLGVDWLYKALEKYSYITLRSLIFKILSLILLYLAVKTSDDYIAYGVITVFAGVGSNFLNFINLRRIIDLKPAKELNVKQHIRPTLTFFLLTVSTTIYTNVDTTMIGFLKGDIEVGYYSAAVKVKQILVSVVTSLGTVLLPRLSFYYEQKRFQEFKVLVQKAFTFVLILSLPLTVYFILMAKESILFLSGNIFLQAVLPMQLILPTVIFIGLSNLMGIQILVPMNKERLVVQSTIVGAGLDFLINCFTIPLFGAAGAAVAGSLAECSVVLVQIYFLRDLIIPMFKSIPLWKILMSIIISILITTGVKMNLSVGTFLTLVCTAAVFFTTYGSMLLVLKEKFVLSISHAVLEKLK; translated from the coding sequence ATGAATCGATATAGTTCAGTTCGAGTAAATTTTATTATGAATTTTATTCTAACGATTTCTAACTTTATTTTTCCCCTAATTACTTTTCCTTATGCTTCTAGAATCTTAGGAGCAAGCGGTGTAGGGACAGTTACATTTGCAACCTCAATCATTGCTTATTTTTCTATGATAGGAATGATGGGGATTCCTACTTATGGAATTCGAGCTTGTGCTAAGATTAGAGATGATAGAGAAGCCTTGAATAAAACAGTTCAAGAAATTGTGGTATTAAATTCCATTGTAATGTCGCTTGCGCTAATACTATTCTTCATGGTGGTTTTTGCTGTTCCTAAATTAGCAAATGAAAAATTACTATATCTATATATGTCATCTACTCTACTTTTTAATGTATTAGGAGTAGATTGGCTGTATAAAGCCTTGGAGAAGTATTCGTATATCACACTTCGTTCCTTGATTTTTAAAATTTTATCACTGATTCTATTATATTTAGCAGTTAAAACCTCGGATGATTATATAGCTTACGGGGTTATCACAGTCTTTGCTGGAGTCGGTTCTAATTTTTTAAATTTTATCAATTTACGCCGAATAATTGATTTAAAACCGGCTAAAGAATTGAATGTGAAGCAACATATTCGTCCGACGCTGACTTTTTTTCTACTGACAGTATCAACGACGATTTATACAAATGTAGATACGACGATGATAGGATTTTTAAAAGGTGACATTGAAGTTGGTTACTATTCAGCAGCGGTGAAGGTAAAGCAAATATTGGTTAGTGTAGTCACATCATTAGGAACCGTCTTGCTCCCAAGATTGTCATTTTATTATGAGCAAAAGAGATTTCAGGAGTTTAAAGTTTTAGTTCAAAAAGCTTTCACGTTTGTCTTGATTTTATCGCTACCTTTGACAGTTTATTTTATCCTGATGGCTAAAGAAAGTATTTTATTTTTGTCAGGAAATATTTTTTTACAAGCTGTATTACCTATGCAGTTAATTTTGCCGACGGTTATCTTTATCGGCTTGTCTAATCTTATGGGAATTCAAATTTTAGTCCCCATGAACAAGGAAAGATTGGTGGTTCAGTCTACAATAGTTGGTGCAGGACTTGATTTTCTTATCAATTGCTTTACGATTCCGCTATTTGGTGCAGCAGGTGCAGCAGTGGCAGGAAGTTTAGCTGAATGTTCGGTAGTTCTCGTTCAAATTTATTTTTTAAGAGATTTAATCATTCCGATGTTTAAATCAATTCCCTTGTGGAAGATATTGATGAGTATCATTATCTCTATTCTTATCACAACTGGGGTAAAAATGAATTTATCAGTAGGAACTTTTTTAACACTTGTATGTACAGCAGCTGTCTTTTTTACAACATATGGCAGTATGTTATTAGTATTAAAGGAAAAGTTTGTCTTGAGTATTAGTCACGCTGTTTTAGAAAAATTGAAGTAG
- a CDS encoding glycosyltransferase, producing MRVLIQSRANFNEMPGGDTIQILKTKEQLEKLGVEVDISLELEPDLSNYDLVHLTNITRIHETYIQMKNAKSQGKPVALSTIFWPMEEFEQKGQHGLRKLLSRYLNIDNIERLKILARGLKNWGIWDKSTVNLLTVGYTDMQKFVIENTDIFLPNAELEMQMLNKVFGVQKKNYIVVPNAIDKDIVEKYRDVQDTEFEEYKDAIICVGRIEARKNQLALLQALQDTDYKVILVGKVSDNFKKYFESIKDIVDKNENFFYIESIPNDKLYKLFKLCRVSVLPSWLDTPGLVSLEAAAMGCSLAVSHIGTTVEYFGEEAFYCSPDDIESIKRAVDQAYNKRDNSVLQNKILTSYTWEEAAKGTLEAYKKITQKI from the coding sequence ATGAGAGTATTAATACAAAGTAGAGCTAATTTTAACGAAATGCCTGGCGGAGATACTATTCAAATATTGAAAACTAAAGAACAGTTAGAGAAATTAGGTGTAGAGGTTGATATTAGTTTAGAGTTAGAGCCAGATTTGTCTAATTACGATCTAGTTCACTTAACAAATATTACGAGAATACATGAGACATATATTCAAATGAAGAATGCCAAAAGTCAAGGTAAGCCAGTTGCTCTATCTACTATTTTTTGGCCTATGGAAGAATTTGAACAGAAAGGTCAACATGGTCTTAGAAAATTATTATCTCGCTATCTAAATATTGATAATATTGAGAGATTAAAAATATTGGCACGAGGTTTGAAAAATTGGGGTATTTGGGATAAATCGACTGTGAACTTATTAACAGTTGGATATACTGATATGCAGAAATTCGTTATTGAGAATACAGATATTTTTCTTCCAAATGCTGAACTTGAGATGCAAATGCTCAACAAAGTATTTGGAGTACAGAAAAAAAATTACATTGTTGTCCCTAATGCTATAGATAAAGATATTGTAGAAAAGTATCGTGATGTGCAGGACACTGAATTTGAAGAATATAAAGATGCAATTATTTGTGTTGGTCGAATTGAAGCAAGGAAAAATCAATTAGCTTTATTGCAAGCTCTCCAAGATACAGATTATAAAGTAATATTAGTTGGTAAAGTGTCGGATAATTTTAAAAAATATTTTGAGAGTATCAAAGATATTGTAGATAAAAATGAAAATTTTTTCTATATAGAAAGTATACCAAATGATAAACTTTATAAATTGTTTAAACTATGTCGTGTTAGTGTACTTCCAAGTTGGTTAGATACTCCAGGATTAGTTAGTTTAGAGGCTGCTGCTATGGGTTGTAGCTTGGCGGTCAGCCACATAGGCACGACTGTGGAATATTTTGGTGAGGAAGCTTTTTACTGTTCACCTGATGATATAGAGAGTATAAAGAGAGCAGTAGATCAAGCTTATAATAAACGAGATAATTCTGTTTTGCAGAACAAGATTTTAACCTCATATACTTGGGAAGAGGCGGCTAAAGGGACTCTAGAAGCTTATAAAAAAATAACACAAAAGATATAA
- the cps2T gene encoding beta 1-4 rhamnosyltransferase Cps2T — MKSLYIIGSKGIPAKYGGFETFVEKLTEYQKTSDIKYYVACMRENSLKSNISEDFFEHNGATCFNIDVPNIGPARAIAYDLLALKKAIAISKENQDEQPIFYILACRIGPFIHYFKKQIHKMGGQLLVNPDGHEWLREKWSRPVRRYWKISESLMVKHADLLVCDSKNIEKYIQNDYKKHSPKTTYIAYGTELETSKLSSSDDKVRRWFSEKGIVENEYYLVVGRFVPENNYESMLREFMKSNSRKDFVLITNVEKNAFYEKLKAETGFDKDSRVKFVGTVYDQELLKYIREHAFGYFHGHEVGGTNPSLLEALSSTKLNILLDVGFNREVGADGAIYWEKDNLHQVIDESEKLSALEIQKMDVLSTEQVKERFTWDFIVDEYEKMFYERR, encoded by the coding sequence ATGAAGAGTTTATATATCATAGGCTCAAAAGGTATTCCAGCTAAATATGGTGGATTTGAAACCTTTGTCGAAAAACTAACCGAATATCAAAAAACATCAGATATCAAGTATTATGTTGCTTGCATGCGAGAAAATTCTTTGAAATCAAATATCTCTGAAGATTTTTTTGAACATAACGGAGCGACTTGTTTCAATATTGATGTACCAAATATCGGACCTGCACGAGCAATTGCCTATGATTTATTGGCTTTGAAAAAAGCGATTGCTATATCAAAGGAAAATCAAGACGAGCAACCGATATTTTATATTCTAGCTTGTCGAATTGGACCATTCATCCATTATTTTAAGAAACAGATTCATAAGATGGGAGGACAATTACTTGTCAATCCAGATGGGCATGAATGGCTCAGAGAAAAATGGTCTCGCCCTGTTCGTAGGTATTGGAAAATCTCCGAAAGTTTGATGGTGAAACATGCGGATTTATTGGTATGTGATAGCAAGAATATTGAAAAATATATCCAAAATGACTATAAAAAACATTCACCAAAAACAACCTACATTGCTTACGGAACGGAACTGGAAACCTCAAAACTATCATCTAGTGATGATAAGGTAAGGAGATGGTTCTCAGAAAAAGGAATTGTAGAAAATGAATATTATCTGGTAGTTGGACGATTTGTACCTGAAAATAACTATGAATCCATGTTGCGTGAGTTTATGAAATCAAACTCAAGGAAAGATTTTGTACTGATTACCAATGTTGAGAAAAATGCTTTTTATGAAAAATTAAAAGCAGAGACGGGATTTGACAAAGATAGCAGAGTGAAATTTGTTGGAACTGTTTATGACCAAGAACTGTTAAAATATATCCGTGAGCATGCTTTTGGATATTTCCATGGGCATGAAGTTGGCGGGACAAATCCCTCCTTATTAGAGGCATTATCATCAACTAAATTAAATATTTTGCTTGATGTTGGCTTTAACCGTGAGGTTGGAGCAGACGGAGCAATTTATTGGGAAAAAGATAATCTTCATCAGGTGATTGATGAGAGTGAGAAACTATCTGCATTAGAAATTCAGAAAATGGACGTTTTATCAACTGAGCAAGTTAAGGAACGATTTACTTGGGATTTTATTGTTGATGAGTATGAGAAAATGTTTTATGAGAGAAGATAG
- the wecB gene encoding non-hydrolyzing UDP-N-acetylglucosamine 2-epimerase: MKKIMLVFGTRPEAIKMCPLVKELEKNEYFQTIVCVTGQHREMLQQVLDVFDVKPDYDLEIMKEEQTLFSITTSILEKLKPILELERPDIVLVHGDTSTTFATSLAAFYLGIKVGHVEAGLRTYNLQSPFPEEFNRQAVSIVSEFNFAPTIQAKKNLLREGKKESSIYVTGNTAIDALKTTVKEGYRHEILDKLGNSRIILLTAHRRENLGIPMENMFKAIKRVLDEHDDIYVIYPIHKNPLVRGTANKILGKTDRLLLIEPLEVLDFHNFLNRSYLILTDSGGIQEEAPSLGKPVLVMRDTTERPEGVEAGTLKLVGTDEENIYNEFTQLLTVSEEYEKMSQASNPYGDGTASQQIVKILQEKL, translated from the coding sequence ATGAAAAAAATCATGTTAGTATTTGGTACACGTCCTGAAGCAATTAAGATGTGTCCGTTAGTTAAAGAGTTAGAAAAGAATGAATATTTTCAAACAATTGTCTGTGTAACTGGACAACATCGTGAAATGCTACAACAAGTATTGGATGTTTTTGATGTAAAGCCTGACTATGATTTAGAAATCATGAAAGAAGAACAGACTTTATTTAGTATTACAACTAGTATTTTAGAAAAGTTAAAACCAATACTAGAACTTGAAAGACCAGATATTGTTCTTGTTCATGGAGATACATCCACGACATTCGCTACATCATTAGCCGCTTTTTATTTAGGTATCAAGGTGGGACACGTAGAGGCAGGTTTAAGAACCTATAATTTACAAAGTCCATTTCCTGAGGAATTCAATCGTCAAGCAGTATCTATTGTCTCTGAATTTAATTTTGCTCCTACAATTCAAGCTAAGAAAAATTTGCTTCGAGAAGGGAAAAAAGAATCGTCAATTTATGTTACAGGCAATACTGCTATTGATGCATTGAAGACGACTGTTAAAGAAGGATATCGGCATGAAATTTTAGATAAGTTAGGGAACTCTAGAATTATTTTATTAACAGCACATAGACGAGAAAATCTAGGAATTCCAATGGAGAATATGTTTAAAGCAATTAAACGTGTTTTGGATGAACACGATGATATCTATGTTATCTATCCGATTCATAAAAATCCATTAGTCAGAGGAACAGCTAATAAAATTTTAGGAAAAACAGATCGTTTATTATTAATTGAGCCCTTGGAAGTCCTAGATTTCCATAATTTCTTAAATAGAAGTTATTTGATTTTGACAGATTCTGGAGGTATTCAAGAAGAAGCTCCATCTTTAGGTAAGCCCGTCTTAGTAATGAGAGATACAACAGAACGTCCGGAGGGAGTAGAGGCAGGGACTTTAAAACTGGTAGGTACAGATGAAGAAAATATTTATAATGAGTTTACGCAACTACTCACAGTATCTGAAGAGTATGAAAAAATGAGTCAAGCAAGTAATCCGTATGGAGATGGAACTGCAAGCCAGCAAATTGTAAAAATTCTTCAAGAAAAATTATAA